A stretch of the Desulfobacter sp. genome encodes the following:
- a CDS encoding prepilin-type N-terminal cleavage/methylation domain-containing protein, which yields MDKTKQQKGFNNKGFTLIELLVTMALVGIVAAGLISSFLGQQEAHMGQEQVVAMQQNIRSGIYIMTREIRMAGYDPYNGDSNAGIINAGNGSNQANALTFSYVTDDDGKDNAEDTDGDGVLNGTDGVVGEKGELSTISFYLYDAYADNDLDLGMKIGTANVAAIAENIDDTNFTISYLDSSGNATTVINNIAAVQLNITAKVGTGEVDRTVQNSTRNVTTIIQCRNLNL from the coding sequence ATGGACAAGACAAAACAGCAAAAAGGATTCAACAATAAGGGGTTTACCCTGATTGAACTGCTTGTGACCATGGCATTGGTTGGTATTGTTGCAGCAGGCCTGATTTCAAGTTTTCTAGGGCAGCAGGAGGCCCATATGGGCCAGGAGCAGGTGGTTGCCATGCAGCAGAATATCAGGTCAGGCATTTATATCATGACCCGGGAGATTCGCATGGCCGGATATGATCCTTATAATGGAGATTCCAATGCCGGTATTATTAATGCGGGAAACGGAAGCAACCAGGCCAATGCTTTGACCTTTTCCTATGTGACAGATGATGACGGAAAAGACAATGCAGAAGATACGGACGGGGATGGGGTTTTAAACGGAACTGACGGTGTTGTTGGTGAAAAAGGAGAGCTTTCGACCATCTCTTTTTATCTTTACGATGCCTATGCTGACAATGACTTGGATCTTGGAATGAAAATCGGTACGGCCAATGTCGCAGCCATAGCCGAAAATATCGATGATACCAATTTTACCATCTCTTATCTTGATTCGAGCGGAAATGCCACAACGGTTATCAATAATATTGCTGCTGTGCAGCTCAATATTACGGCCAAGGTCGGGACAGGAGAAGTGGACCGTACGGTTCAAAATTCCACACGGAATGTCACCACCATTATTCAGTGCAGAAATTTAAATCTTTAG
- a CDS encoding ABC transporter ATP-binding protein: protein MKAKPIIKDLSLSVDKGCSMGFLGPNGAGKTTTIKLCAGIINPNSGTILIHGKPVNNAFSRKKIGLLTENQYFPPHLTVKEWLSLLGRISGLSGRTLKEAMDWVLALFDLVKLGDSRIHTLSKGQAQRAGFAQALIHKPEILLLDEPMSGMDPSWRSRIQEILIAYKNRGGTLLFSSHILSDLARLSDHLTFITGGQIKWQGSANEVSDTKTMYEIIFRSDNIEKIIQMIPDSYKAQPDGSFRIILESEKKNIILKLAVEKSLSLSSITPLYPGLEELFV, encoded by the coding sequence ATGAAGGCAAAACCAATCATTAAAGACCTGAGTTTATCTGTAGACAAAGGGTGTTCCATGGGATTTCTTGGACCTAACGGGGCAGGGAAAACTACCACCATCAAATTGTGTGCAGGCATCATCAATCCCAATTCCGGAACGATTCTAATCCATGGAAAACCTGTTAACAACGCCTTTTCCAGAAAAAAAATCGGGCTTTTAACTGAAAATCAGTATTTTCCGCCTCACCTCACGGTCAAAGAATGGCTGAGTCTGCTGGGGCGGATTTCAGGACTGTCTGGGAGAACGCTTAAAGAGGCAATGGATTGGGTCCTGGCGTTGTTTGATCTGGTAAAACTTGGAGATTCACGGATCCATACCCTTTCCAAGGGCCAGGCCCAGCGGGCAGGCTTTGCCCAGGCCTTGATCCATAAACCTGAAATTCTGCTTTTGGATGAGCCCATGAGCGGTATGGATCCTTCATGGCGCTCCAGAATCCAGGAAATTTTGATCGCATATAAAAACAGGGGCGGTACCTTGTTGTTCAGCTCTCACATTCTTTCTGATCTGGCAAGGCTCTCTGATCATTTAACCTTTATTACGGGTGGGCAGATCAAATGGCAGGGCAGTGCGAATGAGGTCTCTGATACTAAAACAATGTATGAGATCATTTTCAGGTCAGATAATATTGAAAAAATTATCCAAATGATTCCAGATTCATACAAGGCCCAGCCCGACGGTAGCTTTAGGATAATTCTCGAATCCGAAAAGAAAAATATCATTTTAAAGCTGGCCGTGGAAAAATCCTTGTCCCTGTCTTCAATTACCCCGCTTTATCCTGGTCTTGAGGAGCTTTTTGTATGA
- a CDS encoding GspH/FimT family pseudopilin: MIELVIVLSMIAVLSAIALPNMGGMIKEYQLRSAARGLVAAIQNIKLMAVKENKEIRIAIRQTGGKSQYITFLDANNNADYDVGEELKTIELKTYLTLTSNYADNEFGFNGRGLPSDGLGNGTITLTLAGGNSKKVVINTAGNIRVE; the protein is encoded by the coding sequence GTGATAGAACTTGTCATTGTTTTATCCATGATTGCTGTTCTTTCCGCGATAGCACTTCCTAATATGGGCGGGATGATCAAAGAATATCAGCTTAGAAGCGCGGCAAGAGGGTTGGTTGCCGCCATTCAGAATATAAAACTCATGGCAGTAAAGGAAAATAAAGAAATCAGGATTGCCATTCGCCAGACCGGAGGCAAGTCCCAGTACATTACCTTTCTGGATGCAAACAATAATGCGGATTATGATGTCGGAGAAGAACTCAAGACCATTGAGCTTAAAACTTATCTGACGCTCACCTCCAATTATGCAGATAATGAATTCGGATTCAACGGCAGGGGGCTGCCAAGTGACGGACTGGGCAATGGCACTATTACCCTCACGCTTGCAGGAGGAAATTCTAAAAAGGTTGTTATCAACACTGCCGGGAATATCAGGGTGGAATAG
- a CDS encoding ABC transporter permease, with amino-acid sequence MRITFFQIFALSKITVKENLRNRAFFVLVFAGMLLYFFSAILGMMAVGDTSRVILDGGFWILGIFGLISSLFFGLNIIQAEVKRKIIYMMISRPMSRTNYILGKFFGIFIIMLLLYLVLSGIFILLLSLTHTPISGKFFIVLISIFLEWSVMAGFSLFFAVFTSPFLHGIFLTAIYFIGHWTKYLYAYAQNTQELSLKYILTGLYTLFPNLEALNYRTLVIYEQAVDSSLLVQSLLTGSGWIVAGIVGAVFIFNQKKLD; translated from the coding sequence ATGAGAATAACTTTTTTTCAGATTTTTGCCCTTTCAAAAATCACCGTTAAGGAAAACCTGCGGAACAGGGCTTTTTTCGTTCTTGTTTTTGCCGGAATGCTTCTATACTTTTTTAGCGCCATTCTTGGGATGATGGCCGTTGGAGATACAAGCCGGGTTATTCTGGATGGAGGATTTTGGATATTGGGGATATTCGGGCTGATTTCGTCATTATTTTTCGGTTTGAACATCATTCAGGCAGAGGTGAAAAGAAAAATTATTTATATGATGATTTCAAGGCCTATGAGCCGGACAAATTATATCCTGGGTAAATTTTTCGGGATATTCATAATCATGCTTCTCCTTTATCTGGTTTTATCCGGGATTTTTATCCTGCTCTTGTCTCTGACCCACACCCCCATATCAGGTAAATTTTTTATTGTGCTTATATCCATTTTTTTGGAATGGTCTGTAATGGCAGGGTTCAGCCTTTTTTTTGCCGTTTTTACCTCTCCTTTTCTCCATGGGATTTTTCTGACCGCCATCTATTTTATAGGTCATTGGACAAAATACCTTTATGCCTATGCCCAGAATACACAGGAGTTAAGTTTAAAATATATCCTGACAGGGTTGTACACTCTTTTTCCCAACCTTGAAGCCTTAAATTACAGAACCCTGGTGATTTATGAGCAAGCCGTTGATTCCTCACTTTTAGTTCAAAGTCTTTTAACCGGATCCGGATGGATAGTTGCAGGGATTGTAGGGGCCGTTTTTATTTTTAACCAAAAAAAACTGGATTAG
- a CDS encoding prepilin-type N-terminal cleavage/methylation domain-containing protein gives MKNKNHIKIQAGFTLIELMIALAILSIGMLGIMSMHIGRIPIFPVLKRPVF, from the coding sequence ATGAAAAATAAAAACCATATCAAAATCCAGGCCGGATTTACCCTGATTGAACTGATGATTGCCTTGGCCATCCTTTCCATTGGAATGCTGGGGATCATGAGCATGCACATCGGGCGCATTCCCATTTTCCCGGTTTTAAAAAGGCCTGTCTTTTAG